In a genomic window of Chrysemys picta bellii isolate R12L10 chromosome 1, ASM1138683v2, whole genome shotgun sequence:
- the FAM76B gene encoding protein FAM76B, with amino-acid sequence MAAAAAPALYACTKCNQRYPFEELSQGQQLCKECRIAHPMVKCTYCRSEFQQESKTNTICKKCAQNVKQFGTPKPCQYCNIIAAFIGTKCQRCTNSEKKYGPPQTCEQCKQQCAFDRKEEGRRKVDGKLLCWLCTLSYKRVLQKTKEQRKSLGSSHSNSSSSSLAEKDQHHSKHHHHHHHHHRHSTSHHKISNLSPEQDQGMWKQSHKSSAAIQNETPKKKPKLESKPSNGDSSSINQSTDSGGTDNFVLISQLKEEVMSLKRLLQQRDQTILEKDKKLTELKADFQYQESNLRTKMNSMEKAHKETVEQLQAKNRELLKQVAALSKGKKFDKSGSILTSP; translated from the exons GAATGTCGAATTGCACATCCCATGGTAAAATGTACTTACTGCCGATCAGAATTCCAACAAGAGAG CAAAACTAACACAATATGCAAGAAATGTGCCCAAAACGTGAAGCAGTTTGGAACG CCCAAGCCTTGTCAGTACTGTAATATTATTGCAGCATTTATTGGCACTAAATGCCAGCGTTGCACAAATTCAGAAAAGAAATATGGACCGCCTCAGACGTGTGAACAGTGCAAGCAGCAATGTGCTTTTGATCGCAAagaggagggaagaaggaag GTTGATGGGAAGCTGTTGTGTTGGCTTTGTACACTGTCCTACAAGAGAGTACTGCAGAAGACAAAGGAACAGAGGAAGAGCCTAGGGTCTTCACATTCTAATTCGTCATCCTCGTCTCTTGCTGAGAAAGACCAGCATCATTCAAAAcaccatcatcaccaccaccaccatcatcgtcACAGCACCAGTCATCACAA AATCAGCAATCTGAGTCCAGAACAAGATCAGGGAATGTGGAAACAGAG CCATAAATCCTCTGCAGCTATTCAGAATGAAACTCCAAAGAAAAAACCCAAACTGGAATCCAAGCCATCCAATGGAGATAG tagCTCTATAAATCAGTCAACAGACAGTGGGGGAACTGACAACTTTGTCCTCATAAGTCAGTTGAAAGAAGAAGTGATGTCACTCAAACGTCTTTTGCAGCAAAGAGATCAGACTATCTTagaaaaagataaaaag TTGACAGAGTTGAAGGCAGACTTTCAGTACCAGGAGTCTAATTTAAGGACAAAAATGAACAGTATGGAAAAAGCTCACAAGGAAACAGTGGAACAACTGCAG GCCAAAAACAGAGAACTACTCAAACAGGTTGCCGCATTGTCAAAGGGTAAAAAGTTTGATAAAAGTGGAAGTATACTAACATCTCCATGA